ACTTCATCACCTTCTCAAAAAAGATCGAATGTTTTGCTTCCTCACGTAAGAAAACATTCATCTCCTTCactattatcattttccaaaaacaGTGGCAGTCATATGGGGGATCCAAACCAGCTATCTACGCCTCCAACTCCCAAAAGTGCAGGTCACACGATGGAGTTACACAGTTCATTCAATGGAAAACATAGTTCTTCTAGCacctcttctttatttgcATTAGAGTCACTGAAAACCCAAAATAGACGCTCATCAAACTCTTCCAATCATTCTAGTCAATATCGACGCCATACTAATCAACACCAACGTCATCATTCAAGGTCCAAATCAAGTCCTGTCTCTCTGACGGAAATATCCATGATCAAAGGCACGCCTTTGGTTTATCCTGCACTTTTATCACTAATAGCAATTAAATTCAAACAGACCATCAAATTGAGCACGCATAAAAAGATGGGGTTACTTTACAGAGATTCCTTTACAGGAAAACAAGCAATTGATACTTTATGCTTGATCATAGGAAGCTTAGATCGTAATTTGGGCATGTTGATCGGAAAATCGCTGGAAGCTCAAAAATTGTTCCATGACGTACTTTATGACCATGGCGTAAGAGATTCTGTACTGGAGATTTACGAGTTATCTTCAGAATCAATTTTTATGGCACATCAGTCGCAGAGTTCTACTTCAATTGCCAAcacattttcttcatcatcttcttcagttAATTCGCTCCGTACTAAAACTGAAATATATGGTGTTTTTGTCCCATTGACACATTGTTATTCCTCTACATGCTCTCTGGAAAAACTTTGCTACTCTATTTCTTGCCCCAATCGTTTGCAACAACAGGCTAATTTACATTTAAAATTAGGTGGTGGTCTTAAGAGAAATATTTCGTTAGCACTCGATAAGGAGGATGATGAACGAATTTCCTGGACAAATTCTGTACCAAAGAGCGTATGGGAATCATTATCCAAACAACAAATCAAAAGGCAGGAGGCAATATATGAGTTGTTTACTACAGAAAAGAAGTTTGTAAAATCTTTGGAAATCATCCGAGATACTTTcatgaagaaattattagaAACGAATATTATTCCATCTGATGTAAGgataaattttgtaaagcACGTTTTCGCACatatcaatgaaatatATTCTGTCAATagagaatttttgaaggcTTTAGCACAAAGGCAATCATTAAGCCCAATTTGTCCTGGAATTGCAGATATATTTTTGCAGTATcttcctttctttgatcCTTTTCTGTCATACATAGCATCAAGACCATACGCAAAGTATCTAATTGAAACCCAAAGATCAGTTAATCCCAATTTTGCTCGTTTTGACGATGAAGTGTCTAATTCTTCCCTGAGGCATGGGATCGATTCATTCCTATCTCAGGGTGTTTCAAGACCTGGTAGATATTCACTGTTGGTAAGAGAAATAATACACTTCTCGGACCCAGTAACAGACAAAGATGATCTACAAATGCTAATGAAAGTCCAAGATCTTTTAAAGGATCTAATGAAAAGGATTGATAGAGCAAGCGGTGCAGCACAAGATCGTTATGACGTTAAAGTGTTAAAGCAGAAAATTCtattcaaaaatgaatacGTTAATCTGGGTTTGAATAAcgaaaaaaggaaaatcaaGCATGAAGGTTTACTCTCAAGGAAGGACGTGAACAAAACAGATGCGTCCTTTTCAGGAGACATTCAATTTTACCTACTCGACAATATGCTATTATTCTTGAAATCAAAAGCTGTAAACAAGTGGCACCAACACACTGTATTTCAGAGACCAATTCCACTCCCTTTACTGTTTATTTGTCCGGCTGAGGATATGCCACCCATAAAAAGATATGTGACAGAAAACCCAAATTGCTCAGCGGGTGTGCTCTTACCCCAATATCAAACGAGCAATCCCAAGAATGCTATTGTATTCGCCTATTACGGTACGAAACAACAATATCAAGTTACTTTGTACGCGCCGCAGCCGGCCGGATTACAGACATTAATAGAAAAGGTGAAACAAGAGCAAAAAAGGCTCCTTGATGAAACTAAACATATTACTTTTAAGCAAATGGTAGGTCAATTCTTTCACTCATACATAAATACTAATCGCGTCAACGATGTCCTAATCTGTCATGCTggtaaaattttattgGTTGCAACAAATATGGGACTCTTTGTTCTTAATTATGCTACATCGATCAATCAAAAACCAGTGCACCTTCTGCacaaaatatcaatttcaCAGATCTCTGTATTGGAAGAATATAAAGTTATGATTCTTCTAATTGACAAAAAACTGTACGGCTGTCCTTTAGACGTAATCGACGATGCAGAAAATgcagattttcttttcagaaaaaattctaaaGTGTTATTTAAATATGTTGCAATGTTCAAAGACGGTTTCTGTAATGGTAAAAGAATCATTATGATTGCACATCATTTTTTGCACGCCGTACAATTATTGATTGTTAAtcctttgatatttgattttaatAGCGgtaattttaaaaaaaacctAAAGGCAGGCTTGGTAGATTTTAGCGTTGATTCTGAACCTCtgtccttttcttttttggaGAATAAGATCTGCATTGgttgtaaaaaaaatatcaaaatattaaacGTACCGGAAGTGTGTGATAAAAATGGATTTAAAATGAGGGAGCTTTTAAATCTACATGATAACAAAGTTTTAGCGAACATGTATAAAGAGACGTTCAAAGTAGTTTCCATGTTTCcgataaaaaattcaacttttgcatGTTTTCCAGAACTCTgcttttttctcaataaGCAAGGGAAGAGGGAGGAGACAAAGGGATGTTTTCATTGGGAGGGGGAACCAGAACAGTTCGCGTGTTCCTACCCTTATATTGTGGCAATTAATAGTaactttattgaaattAGACATATAGAAAATGGAGAACTTGTCCGCTGTGTACTTGGAAACAAGATACGTATGTTAAAATCATATGCCAAGAAGATCTTATATTGTTATGAGGATCCTCAAGGATTTGAAATTATCGAACtgttaaatttttgagTTGACCGCCCATATTAATACCTTAAAACTTATTTCTTGAACCTATACATCTAAATTTaagtaatattattttatttgtatAACCATATGTAGTTTACCTGAAATATATGGGTGCcattaagaaaatataatacAATGGACAAGAATTTTGTCctagaaaataaagtcTTGAAAGTATATTGTCCTTTCCTTTGGAATATTATGTCACTAGCAAGCATCGAAAATTGATCCAGAGTGaaaattaattttttcgaGATTAAACTGTGAATTCAAAAGTTTGATTTTAATTGTTTCCTCACTCAACTTGGTACTGAAGTCTTGATTAGCTGTTAGAGAAGATAATTCTGACCGTATTGAAGATGTCGAATTTACTGAAAGCAACTGAAGTAAAATATCGATTACTTCAATCTTGTTTTTACTGCTTATGTAATTATTCCAAATTGAATCCGAGATAGGAATATGAATATCAAATGTCTCTTCCATGGGATTTAGGCACCATTCCCCCGAGTTAGAGTCGTTTTCCTCAGATAACTCATGTTTTGTAAAGTGAGATCCATCGAAGCTaatatcattatcatttaAGTAGTCATGGTATGCATTAGGCAGCTCATGCGCAATTCTGTTGACATAGCGTAATAGATCATCCCGAATGATTTGGACAAGTAATGAATCTTCTGTTAGTGGTGCGGTTAACTTGGTGTTACATAAAAGCTCTACGTCCCGTGATTCTTTCATAAAAATGGCCTCGTAGTCAGAAAGAAGATTATTACCGGAATTCCGACCGCTCTCCCCACCACTATTAGAGGAACGAAAATTAGTTATATTGATAAAGTTTTTAAGATACCTTAGAACAATTTTGGTCATGTTATGAACTATTTTATTTACCGATGTTGTGCCAAAGATTTCATTTAGAAGGCTTTTACTTTGGAAGATTGATGGATACAGGAAAGCACCAATCAAGTTTACATCATCAAGTAAATAAAGGTCTTTAACTTTTAGAAGCCTTGCTaggattttttcaaagggCTTTTTAGATTTGGTGAATTTGAAGCTTCGTATAATCTCTGTCAAATATAACTCAAACTTAATGATAAAAACCAAGGTATGGGTAAATTTCAATGGAGCGGAAGAAGCAAAGTACTCAATTGATTGCTCGAAAGTTCTTAACGTCTCTTCTACCGTGTTTATTAGACGAAAATCGGATTCACTAAGTGATTCATTTTCTAAATGAGAGTTGATAGACTTGAAGAAAGGAACTAAGtttgcaaatttttctaaGATACTCTTCAAAGCTGAAAATCTATCGCAGTTACAGGAAAGGATTGAAGTAAGTTCATTGCAGTTAGGTTGTGTATAATTTTGGCAGTATAATAGGAAATCCGATTTTAGGGAGTCGTTTAAGTTAACTTCTTCTATCAAACAGCATATTTTGCCGAGAATAGTAGATGATAAATCAATATGGGAAAAATCTATTAATGAGTCTAACAAAGAGCCTCCTGAatgattttctttggcCACAGAAAAGGAAGACAGCATTGATTCAGTAGGAACATTAAACAACGGCTGTAAAAAACAATGAAGTAATTCAGATACTATGCAAGTATGGTACTTTATCTCCCTCACACTCCCGCTATGGAAAGTAAAATTATGACTGTTTCTATTCTCTAGTACCATTGTATAATGGCTTTGAGGCAAAGTTATAGAAATCACCGATTTTTGTAAGCCAGGGTATTTCGAATACAAATTGTTGAGCTGTTCCTGCCAGACACTAATATCTATATCCGTTGTTTTACGTACAAAAATAGATAATGGTAAACCCTTCGAAACTTTGTTGGTATTATCGAACAGttgcaaagaaaataatgatcTTTTTCCAGCCAGTTCTGTAAAATTTACAGAAATAAGATGGGATAAGTCCAAGTTAGACAATTGTGCCCGAATTTCCCTAGAATATTTCAAGTAAAGAGGTTGATTTGATTCCTTACTATCGGATAAATGGATAGTAAAGGGTAATTGTGTATCATTCCTTGATATAGACCTTCTGATCAACTCATCAATTGATTTTGACAACCCTATAATTGACTCCTCTATTATATTGGTAGTTAAAGGAGGGATCctatgaaattttgataaaagaGATTTAAAGGACACATTCTCAAAGAAGTTCAGCGGTAAATTTTCTGAGGCTATGACTATGGCTACTAATTGGGAAATAGAAAGGTAATTACTGCTCTGTAATTTTCCTATGTCAAAGCATTTGAAACTTTGGTCGGAATTGAAGGTTAACGAATCATAGCCGTGTCTACGTGTAATTTCTGTGCTGGAAGTATTGTTTTTGAGATTGGAGTCTCCTACTGTGAAATTCATGGAATAGAAGTTTTTATTGGCACTTATATTATGCTTTGTTTTCAAGTGAGATCTAAAGGTTTTTGTCAAACTTGCATCGCTTCTTGTTAGTATCTCTCCACAATGTTTACATTTAACTTTcgttaatttcttttcaattgctAGAAAATGGGACCAGAACTTTGCTATATTCTTCTTGAGCATTTGAACCGGAATCCATATATTTAACCCATCATTTATGATTTCGTCTTCCGGATGAATTCTACTTGATAGGATTTTATTGCCGTCTTTTTCTATAAGTTCTATATCCTCAGTATCGTCTTCTTCCTCGTCTTCCTCCTCATGACTAGTAGAGTGAGAAGATGAATGATCAGAATTATTGATGATTTCGTTATCTTCTAAAGTCACCAAATCCCCATGTAAATCATCCAATGCAGTGTTCATATTAATGATTGAGTAGATTGGTACATATGCTATTTCGGAAGACTTTTGTTATTCTATGGTTTATCATCcctttatttattttgtgTATTGTTTGCTGATcaaaagttgaaaatttttcgcCTAAAAAGTAAgatacaaaagaaaatattgtcGATGATTATTGCATGAATATATCAGCAAAGAGGAAAGGAAAACCTACTGAGGGACTTACATTTCTGCTGAAATATATAGTAATCTATCATGAGCAATGTGGCTGGGGAATTGAAGAATAGTGAggggaaaaagaaaggcaGGGGAAATAGGTATCATAACAAGAACAGAGGAAAAAGTAAGAATGAGACGGTAGATCCTAAAAAGAATGAGAATAAGGTTAATAATGCTACTAATGCTACCCACAACAATAGCAAAGGCAGAAGGaataacaagaaaaggaacAGAGAGTATTATAACTATAAAAGAAAGGCTAGATTGGGTAAATCAACCGAGAATGAAGGATTTAAGCTTGTTATTAGATTGCTACCTCCAAATTTGACTGCAgatgaattttttgccATCTTACGAGATAATAATAACGATGATGGTGATAAGCAAGATATCCAGGGTAAACTCAAGTACAGTGACTGGtgtttttttgaaggtCATTATTCTAGTAAAGTATTCAAAAACTCGACATATTCTCGGTGCAATTTCTTGTTCGACAACTTATCAGACTTGGAAAAATGCGCAAATTTCATTAAAACTTGTAAATTCATTGATAATAAGGATAATATTACAATTCCAGATATGAAACTGTCGCCCTACGTAAAGAAATTCACTCAAACATCAAAAAAGGATGCCGCGCTAGTAGgaacaattgaagaagacgaaatttttaaaacatTTATGAATTCAATGAAACAGCtgaatgaaaatgacgAGTACTCATTCCAAGATTTTAGCGTattgaaatctttagaaaaagaattctCAAAAAGCATAGAgttagaaaataaaatagcAGAAAGAACAGAAAGGGTGTTAACAGAGCTGGTTGGAACTGGTGATAAGGTCAAGaataagaacaaaaagaagaaaaataaaaacgccaaaaagaaattcaaagaagaggaagcaTCCGCTAAGataccaaagaaaaaacgGAACAGAGGCAAGAAGAAGCGTGAAAATCGTGAAAAAAGCACCATTTCTAAGACCAAGAACAGTAATGTGGTTATTATTGAGGAAGCGGGTAAAGAGGTTTTGaaacaaaggaagaagaaaatgcttTTGCAAGAGAAGttaaaaatatcaaactCCTCTCAGCCTCAGTCATCATCCGCTCAAACCCAGCCGTCGTTCCAACCTAAAGAAAACCTTTTCGTACCACGggtaaaaattttgcatCGTGATGATACCAAGAAGTAGTAAAAGCTCATGGcttcttatatattatatatggaatacatttataataaaataataagaattatatattttatgaTTATATTATTACATAAAGTATTCCCCATTATAAATTCTGAGTTTCGTATTTAatgatttttcaatgaatatttaaaataataaaatatatgaaaTGTTCATATACAATGAAATTGTCATGAAGAAAGATGACTCCAAGTATCGTTTATAAATCGTCGAGAAAAAGATTATGAAGTTGGTTaactttttaaaaaagcTGCGCAATGAGCAGGTTACCATAGAACTAAAAAACGGTACCACCGTTTGGGGTACACTGCAGTCGGTATCACCACAAATGAATGCTATCTTAACTGACGTGAAGTTGACCCTACCACAACCCCGACTAAATAAATTGAACAGTAATGGTATTGCGATGGCTAGTCTGTACTTGACTGGAGGACAGCAACCTACTGCAAGTGACAACATAGCAAGTTTGCAATACATAAACATTAGAGGCAATACCATAAGACAGATAATCTTACCTGATTCCTTGAACCTGGATTCACTTTTGGTTGACCAAAAGCAACTTAATTCCCTAAGAAGATCGGGTCAAATTGCAAATGACCCCAGCAAAAAGAGAAGGCGCGATTTTGGTGCACCAGCGAATAAAAGGCCAAGAAGAGGTCTATGATTCGCTGCTGGTGTCGTTGTCATCTTCACTGTCACCATTACTTTCGCTTTCGCTAGAACTACTCTCTTCATCAGAGttgtatattttattcCATTGACATTTCCCTAATGGAATACCCCAGATATGGTCCTGTGTGGCCAACCAATCGACTAATTCATCAATGTGTATTATACAAAGTTCTTCGTTATAGGAGTGAGCAAAGCAGTCTACTTGTAGTGGGAAACTTTTTAGTTTGAAATAATGCTGTGAATATTTGTATAATTGTACTTTAAATAACTTtatcaaatcattttcatcatcatcgtttttgttattgccattcaaataataatactgTAACCGCGCATAAACCAGAAGCAAAGCAATAATATATTTCGAGTCAAAACCGTTCTCATTTTTTACATTCAATAAGAAGTTCAACTGCTGGAAATTCGGTCTGATTTCGATTAACTTCATTAAGATGCATTTAAACTCAATGCCACCGAGAACCATCATGTGTAAATGACCATTTTGACCTTTTATGGTACCAAATGCGCCAATCataactttcaaaagctctACCATTGTATTGCCTCTCAAAGATTCGTTGCTTAGATTTACTTTATAGTACATTGAATTATGAATTTTATCTCTTGTCAACCGAGGAATAACAAGTGACACTGACTGGTTATTCAGTTGTTTTGGAGAGATGTTAGACTCCACTTGAAATTCATTGACAGCCATTGTAGTCCTTGTTCTTTACCCAcgttttgtttttgttcttgCGTTTTTACTGCCACTGAAAATATAGCGTTGTAATGGCTTTAgattttacttttttttatcataatTCTTGTTCAGAACGTTCGTTATTGATATCACAAAATTATTTACATGATTAGACATTAAAAACATAAAACAGTACACATAGGGTTTACTATTCTAAACTATAGTTATCTTCTCTCTTATTCTTCAGAACCAGCCTATactttggttttttttcattttttctactCTCTTGGCATACTTCGAACCCTTCTTGGAAGCAATCAACTCATCTACCTTCTTTAAAGCTTCTTCACGtttttttagcttttcGTTTAATTTCAATTCATGCTTATGACCCTTGGGCAAGAGAACACCTTTCATGAGGGTCTTTTTATTGTATTTCTCC
This sequence is a window from Saccharomyces cerevisiae S288C chromosome VII, complete sequence. Protein-coding genes within it:
- the ROM1 gene encoding Rho family guanine nucleotide exchange factor ROM1 (Guanine nucleotide exchange factor (GEF) for Rho1p; mutations are synthetically lethal with mutations in rom2, which also encodes a GEP; ROM1 has a paralog, ROM2, that arose from the whole genome duplication) — translated: MNSNELDLRNKYFYEIFGKKRKSDTSTPTQLFSGSKVQTNINEISITNDEDEDSTEDENKASLKDYTLGHDTGARYRIAPDCSSHQLKASPVLHISTNLNSSPQSFTGDQISPTNKKISINDSTRQDKGNSCTTTSSPSQKRSNVLLPHVRKHSSPSLLSFSKNSGSHMGDPNQLSTPPTPKSAGHTMELHSSFNGKHSSSSTSSLFALESLKTQNRRSSNSSNHSSQYRRHTNQHQRHHSRSKSSPVSLTEISMIKGTPLVYPALLSLIAIKFKQTIKLSTHKKMGLLYRDSFTGKQAIDTLCLIIGSLDRNLGMLIGKSLEAQKLFHDVLYDHGVRDSVLEIYELSSESIFMAHQSQSSTSIANTFSSSSSSVNSLRTKTEIYGVFVPLTHCYSSTCSLEKLCYSISCPNRLQQQANLHLKLGGGLKRNISLALDKEDDERISWTNSVPKSVWESLSKQQIKRQEAIYELFTTEKKFVKSLEIIRDTFMKKLLETNIIPSDVRINFVKHVFAHINEIYSVNREFLKALAQRQSLSPICPGIADIFLQYLPFFDPFLSYIASRPYAKYLIETQRSVNPNFARFDDEVSNSSLRHGIDSFLSQGVSRPGRYSLLVREIIHFSDPVTDKDDLQMLMKVQDLLKDLMKRIDRASGAAQDRYDVKVLKQKILFKNEYVNLGLNNEKRKIKHEGLLSRKDVNKTDASFSGDIQFYLLDNMLLFLKSKAVNKWHQHTVFQRPIPLPLLFICPAEDMPPIKRYVTENPNCSAGVLLPQYQTSNPKNAIVFAYYGTKQQYQVTLYAPQPAGLQTLIEKVKQEQKRLLDETKHITFKQMVGQFFHSYINTNRVNDVLICHAGKILLVATNMGLFVLNYATSINQKPVHLLHKISISQISVLEEYKVMILLIDKKLYGCPLDVIDDAENADFLFRKNSKVLFKYVAMFKDGFCNGKRIIMIAHHFLHAVQLLIVNPLIFDFNSGNFKKNLKAGLVDFSVDSEPLSFSFLENKICIGCKKNIKILNVPEVCDKNGFKMRELLNLHDNKVLANMYKETFKVVSMFPIKNSTFACFPELCFFLNKQGKREETKGCFHWEGEPEQFACSYPYIVAINSNFIEIRHIENGELVRCVLGNKIRMLKSYAKKILYCYEDPQGFEIIELLNF
- the ENV11 gene encoding Env11p (Protein proposed to be involved in vacuolar functions; mutant shows defect in CPY processing and fragmented vacuoles; deletion mutant has increased glycogen accumulation and displays elongated buds; green fluorescent protein (GFP)-fusion protein localizes to the nucleus; ENV11 has a paralog, VID22, that arose from the whole genome duplication), with translation MNTALDDLHGDLVTLEDNEIINNSDHSSSHSTSHEEEDEEEDDTEDIELIEKDGNKILSSRIHPEDEIINDGLNIWIPVQMLKKNIAKFWSHFLAIEKKLTKVKCKHCGEILTRSDASLTKTFRSHLKTKHNISANKNFYSMNFTVGDSNLKNNTSSTEITRRHGYDSLTFNSDQSFKCFDIGKLQSSNYLSISQLVAIVIASENLPLNFFENVSFKSLLSKFHRIPPLTTNIIEESIIGLSKSIDELIRRSISRNDTQLPFTIHLSDSKESNQPLYLKYSREIRAQLSNLDLSHLISVNFTELAGKRSLFSLQLFDNTNKVSKGLPLSIFVRKTTDIDISVWQEQLNNLYSKYPGLQKSVISITLPQSHYTMVLENRNSHNFTFHSGSVREIKYHTCIVSELLHCFLQPLFNVPTESMLSSFSVAKENHSGGSLLDSLIDFSHIDLSSTILGKICCLIEEVNLNDSLKSDFLLYCQNYTQPNCNELTSILSCNCDRFSALKSILEKFANLVPFFKSINSHLENESLSESDFRLINTVEETLRTFEQSIEYFASSAPLKFTHTLVFIIKFELYLTEIIRSFKFTKSKKPFEKILARLLKVKDLYLLDDVNLIGAFLYPSIFQSKSLLNEIFGTTSVNKIVHNMTKIVLRYLKNFINITNFRSSNSGGESGRNSGNNLLSDYEAIFMKESRDVELLCNTKLTAPLTEDSLLVQIIRDDLLRYVNRIAHELPNAYHDYLNDNDISFDGSHFTKHELSEENDSNSGEWCLNPMEETFDIHIPISDSIWNNYISSKNKIEVIDILLQLLSVNSTSSIRSELSSLTANQDFSTKLSEETIKIKLLNSQFNLEKINFHSGSIFDAC
- the UPF3 gene encoding Upf3p (Component of the nonsense-mediated mRNA decay (NMD) pathway; along with Nam7p and Nmd2p; involved in decay of mRNA containing nonsense codons; involved in telomere maintenance), giving the protein MSNVAGELKNSEGKKKGRGNRYHNKNRGKSKNETVDPKKNENKVNNATNATHNNSKGRRNNKKRNREYYNYKRKARLGKSTENEGFKLVIRLLPPNLTADEFFAILRDNNNDDGDKQDIQGKLKYSDWCFFEGHYSSKVFKNSTYSRCNFLFDNLSDLEKCANFIKTCKFIDNKDNITIPDMKLSPYVKKFTQTSKKDAALVGTIEEDEIFKTFMNSMKQLNENDEYSFQDFSVLKSLEKEFSKSIELENKIAERTERVLTELVGTGDKVKNKNKKKKNKNAKKKFKEEEASAKIPKKKRNRGKKKRENREKSTISKTKNSNVVIIEEAGKEVLKQRKKKMLLQEKLKISNSSQPQSSSAQTQPSFQPKENLFVPRVKILHRDDTKK
- the SMD1 gene encoding mRNA splicing protein SMD1 (Core Sm protein Sm D1; part of heteroheptameric complex (with Smb1p, Smd2p, Smd3p, Sme1p, Smx3p, and Smx2p) that is part of the spliceosomal U1, U2, U4, and U5 snRNPs; relocalizes to the cytosol in response to hypoxia; homolog of human Sm D1; protein abundance increases in response to DNA replication stress), translating into MKLVNFLKKLRNEQVTIELKNGTTVWGTLQSVSPQMNAILTDVKLTLPQPRLNKLNSNGIAMASLYLTGGQQPTASDNIASLQYINIRGNTIRQIILPDSLNLDSLLVDQKQLNSLRRSGQIANDPSKKRRRDFGAPANKRPRRGL
- the PRP38 gene encoding U4/U6-U5 snRNP complex subunit PRP38 (Unique component of the U4/U6.U5 tri-snRNP particle; tri-snRNP is required for conformational changes which result in the catalytic activation of the spliceosome; dispensable for spliceosome assembly) translates to MAVNEFQVESNISPKQLNNQSVSLVIPRLTRDKIHNSMYYKVNLSNESLRGNTMVELLKVMIGAFGTIKGQNGHLHMMVLGGIEFKCILMKLIEIRPNFQQLNFLLNVKNENGFDSKYIIALLLVYARLQYYYLNGNNKNDDDENDLIKLFKVQLYKYSQHYFKLKSFPLQVDCFAHSYNEELCIIHIDELVDWLATQDHIWGIPLGKCQWNKIYNSDEESSSSESESNGDSEDDNDTSSES